A portion of the Pseudomonas sp. GR 6-02 genome contains these proteins:
- a CDS encoding phosphodiesterase: MNSPFLIAQISDLHLKADQKLTYGVVDCLGALRRAVDHLNASQPRPDIVVISGDLVDFGRADEYAVLKRELARLHMPVYLVPGNHDHREQLLAGFTHHTYLPTNANAPLDWVVEEHPVRLIGLDSTRPGAHGGQLLDSQLRWLDEQLSRRPHVPTLLILHHPPFITGIGHMDHEPFINTAALEALVARHPQVERLLCGHLHRPMQRRFGGSLSCVCPGTSHQIVLDLEASAPAHFNLEPAGYLVHRWHPQQGLVTHNAVFGEYAGPYPFYDDHGLID; this comes from the coding sequence TTGAACAGTCCGTTTCTTATTGCGCAGATCAGCGATTTGCACCTTAAAGCCGATCAAAAGCTGACCTATGGCGTGGTCGATTGTCTGGGCGCGTTGCGGCGCGCGGTGGATCATTTGAATGCCAGCCAACCGCGCCCTGACATCGTGGTCATCAGCGGCGACCTGGTGGATTTCGGCCGTGCCGATGAATACGCGGTGCTCAAGCGCGAACTGGCGCGATTGCACATGCCTGTCTATCTGGTTCCCGGCAATCACGATCATCGCGAGCAGCTACTGGCGGGATTTACCCATCACACTTATTTGCCGACTAACGCCAACGCGCCGCTCGACTGGGTGGTCGAGGAGCATCCGGTACGCCTGATCGGCTTGGACTCGACCCGGCCGGGCGCCCATGGCGGTCAATTGCTGGACAGCCAGTTGCGCTGGCTCGATGAGCAATTGTCCCGTCGCCCCCATGTACCGACGCTGTTGATTCTCCATCATCCGCCCTTTATCACGGGCATCGGCCACATGGACCACGAGCCGTTTATCAATACCGCTGCTTTGGAAGCGCTCGTCGCTCGCCATCCGCAGGTAGAGCGCTTGCTTTGTGGGCATCTGCATCGGCCCATGCAGCGTCGCTTCGGCGGCTCGTTGAGTTGTGTGTGCCCCGGCACTTCCCACCAGATCGTGCTGGATCTGGAGGCATCCGCGCCCGCACATTTCAATCTGGAGCCGGCGGGGTACCTGGTACATCGCTGGCATCCGCAACAAGGTCTGGTGACCCACAACGCCGTGTTCGGTGAATACGCCGGGCCTTATCCGTTTTATGACGATCATGGATTGATCGACTGA
- a CDS encoding OprD family porin, with translation MKASFQVLSFLTGGLGMALSPLASADFINDSKANLNLRNFYFNNDNRDGAAAPSKTEEWGQGFMLNYQSGFTDGTVGFGLDAIGLLGIKLDSGEGRHVGSSMIPSDGDKAADQWARAGATAKMRFSKTELRYGTLQPKLPILVANDGRLLPQTFEGGQVTSNELDNLTFTAGQLEHATGRGSSDSAGLAVAGANQESNKFTFAGADYKLTKDLTAQYYYANLEDYYQQHFAGVLHVLPLGEYGSLKTDLRYFKTTSDGKNSSAAGRASGYKLGGYTKGGTGEIDNDTWSAAFIYSLGGHAITAGYQSVSDDSNFAQLNQGGLVDKGEGGASLYLYTDRTIQTFIQAGERTAFAQYAYDFAAVGVPGLKASVMYLKGNNIQTTSGQDASEWERDISLDYVIQSGALKNVGFGWRNAMSRSDIARNQDQNRLIVSYSIPLM, from the coding sequence ATGAAAGCCTCGTTTCAAGTATTAAGTTTTTTGACCGGCGGTTTGGGCATGGCCCTGAGTCCCTTGGCGTCTGCTGATTTTATTAATGACAGCAAAGCCAACTTGAACTTGCGTAACTTCTATTTCAATAACGATAACCGCGACGGTGCCGCCGCGCCGTCGAAAACTGAAGAATGGGGCCAAGGCTTCATGCTCAACTATCAGTCGGGGTTCACCGACGGTACGGTGGGTTTCGGTCTGGATGCGATCGGTTTGCTTGGGATCAAGCTCGACAGCGGTGAAGGACGGCATGTCGGCAGTTCAATGATTCCCAGTGATGGCGATAAGGCCGCGGATCAATGGGCGCGTGCCGGCGCGACAGCAAAGATGCGGTTCTCCAAGACCGAGTTGCGCTACGGCACCTTGCAGCCAAAGTTGCCGATTCTGGTGGCGAACGATGGTCGACTGCTGCCGCAAACCTTTGAAGGCGGTCAGGTCACCAGCAACGAACTCGATAATCTGACCTTTACCGCCGGCCAACTTGAGCATGCCACTGGCCGCGGTTCCAGCGACAGTGCCGGCCTGGCGGTAGCGGGTGCCAACCAGGAAAGCAACAAGTTCACCTTCGCCGGCGCTGATTACAAACTGACTAAAGACCTGACTGCCCAGTATTACTACGCCAACCTTGAAGACTATTACCAACAGCACTTCGCCGGTGTATTGCATGTACTGCCGTTGGGTGAGTACGGCTCGCTGAAAACCGACTTGCGATATTTCAAGACCACTTCCGATGGCAAGAACAGCAGTGCCGCCGGGCGTGCCAGTGGTTACAAGTTAGGTGGTTATACCAAAGGCGGGACGGGTGAAATCGACAACGATACCTGGAGTGCGGCATTCATTTACTCGTTAGGCGGCCATGCCATTACAGCGGGTTATCAAAGCGTTTCCGATGACAGCAACTTTGCTCAACTCAATCAAGGCGGGCTGGTCGACAAAGGCGAGGGCGGCGCCAGTCTTTATCTGTACACCGACCGCACCATTCAAACCTTCATCCAGGCCGGCGAACGGACCGCATTCGCGCAATATGCCTACGACTTCGCGGCCGTGGGAGTTCCGGGTCTGAAGGCGTCGGTCATGTATCTCAAGGGCAACAACATCCAGACGACAAGCGGCCAGGACGCGAGCGAATGGGAGCGAGATATCTCCCTGGATTATGTGATTCAAAGTGGCGCGTTGAAGAACGTCGGTTTCGGCTGGCGCAACGCAATGTCACGCAGCGATATCGCCCGCAATCAGGATCAGAATCGCCTGATCGTGAGCTATTCCATTCCCCTGATGTAA
- a CDS encoding MarR family winged helix-turn-helix transcriptional regulator: MKHFSSYDFHNCHLGLLLGRAALLKDRIIDTHMEPHGITAAQFKVLIIMAQFGVDTPAELCRHLSLDSGSMTRMLDRLEQKGFLARQRSEADRRQVQLVLTEQGQQLTDRLPEIGADAMNELAGAITPEELKALEHILKKILVAAGDSITLLRVGGNEQ, from the coding sequence ATGAAACATTTCTCCTCATACGATTTCCATAATTGCCATCTCGGCCTCTTGCTCGGACGCGCCGCGCTGCTCAAGGACCGGATCATCGACACTCACATGGAACCCCACGGCATCACCGCCGCGCAGTTCAAAGTGTTGATCATCATGGCCCAGTTCGGCGTCGATACCCCGGCCGAGCTGTGCCGCCACCTGTCGCTGGACAGTGGTTCGATGACCCGCATGCTCGATCGTCTGGAACAGAAAGGTTTCCTCGCCCGCCAACGCTCCGAAGCAGACCGCCGTCAGGTGCAACTGGTGCTGACCGAACAAGGTCAACAGTTGACTGACCGTCTGCCGGAAATCGGCGCCGATGCCATGAATGAACTGGCCGGGGCCATCACCCCGGAAGAATTGAAAGCCCTGGAACACATCCTGAAGAAAATCCTGGTAGCGGCGGGTGACTCGATCACCTTGCTGCGGGTAGGTGGCAATGAACAGTAA
- a CDS encoding ABC transporter ATP-binding protein, translating into MTGTTIRLQGCRKAFSDGTVAVDDLNLTIEAGETLAILGPSGCGKTTTLRMIAGLERPDVGQIFFADCDVTRLPIERRDVGMVFQNYALFPNLDVAGNIVYGLKIRGLSPAERNKRCAELLELVGLQDHGKRRIHELSGGQRQRVALARALAPRPRVLLLDEPLAALDAQLRERLRSELDQLLRSLRITSVFVTHDQGEAMALGDRILVMERGRIAQLATPRDIYQQPANAFVASFVGNLNAFPVIEPTAHGLKVSGGELPWKGIPVPTTVYCRPEHLRVMDGAGHVRGRLVGQFFQGAQSRLLVDVGAGQPLLVDSADGVIHATGALIALAIEPHVLFTLHS; encoded by the coding sequence ATGACTGGAACCACTATTCGCCTGCAGGGTTGCCGCAAGGCGTTCTCTGACGGCACCGTTGCTGTAGATGATTTGAACCTGACTATCGAGGCCGGGGAAACCTTGGCGATCCTTGGCCCGTCCGGTTGCGGTAAAACCACCACGTTGCGCATGATCGCCGGCCTTGAACGCCCGGATGTCGGGCAGATTTTCTTTGCCGACTGTGACGTCACACGCCTGCCGATCGAGCGCCGCGACGTGGGCATGGTGTTTCAGAATTACGCGTTGTTTCCGAACCTGGACGTGGCCGGCAATATTGTTTACGGCCTGAAGATAAGAGGCCTGTCGCCCGCCGAACGCAACAAGCGTTGCGCCGAGTTACTGGAACTGGTCGGCCTGCAGGATCACGGCAAACGCCGCATTCACGAGTTGTCCGGCGGCCAGCGTCAGCGGGTGGCACTCGCCCGTGCGTTGGCCCCCCGGCCTCGGGTGTTGCTGCTTGATGAGCCGTTGGCAGCGCTGGATGCGCAGTTGCGCGAACGGCTGCGCAGCGAGCTGGATCAACTGCTGCGCAGCTTGCGCATTACCTCGGTGTTTGTGACGCACGACCAGGGCGAGGCCATGGCGCTGGGGGACCGGATCCTGGTCATGGAGCGCGGACGCATCGCACAACTGGCCACGCCACGAGACATCTATCAGCAACCCGCCAACGCGTTTGTCGCCAGTTTCGTCGGCAACCTCAATGCGTTCCCGGTGATCGAACCGACCGCCCATGGCTTGAAGGTCAGCGGTGGCGAGTTGCCCTGGAAGGGGATCCCTGTGCCGACGACGGTGTACTGCCGTCCTGAGCATTTGCGGGTGATGGACGGTGCCGGGCATGTGCGCGGTCGTCTGGTCGGGCAGTTTTTCCAGGGGGCGCAAAGTCGCCTGTTGGTGGACGTCGGGGCCGGGCAGCCATTGCTGGTGGACAGCGCTGACGGCGTCATTCATGCCACTGGCGCTCTGATTGCCCTGGCCATCGAGCCACACGTGTTGTTCACCCTGCATTCGTGA